From Prionailurus bengalensis isolate Pbe53 chromosome F2, Fcat_Pben_1.1_paternal_pri, whole genome shotgun sequence, one genomic window encodes:
- the LYPLA1 gene encoding acyl-protein thioesterase 1 isoform X2 yields the protein MPVTLNMNMAMPSWFDIIGLSPESQEDEPGIKQAAENVKALIEQEMKNGIPSNRIILGGFSQGGALSLYTALTTQQKLAGVTALSCWLPLRASFPQGPISGINRDIAILQCHGDCDPLVPLMIASLTSEKLKMLVNPANVTFKTYQGMMHSSCQQEMMDIKQFIDKLLPPID from the exons ATGCCTGTAACATTGAATATGAACATGGCTATGCCTTCCTG GTTCGATATTATTGGGCTTTCACCAGAATCACAGGAGGATGAACCTGGAATTAAACAGGCAGCAGAAAATG TAAAAGCTTTGATagagcaagagatgaagaatggcattcCTTCTAACAGAATTATTTTGGGAGGATTTTCTCAG GGAGGAGCTTTATCTTTATACACTGCTCTTACCACACAGCAGAAACTGGCAGGAGTCACTGCCCTCAGTTGCTGGCTTCCACTACGGGCTTCATTTCCACAG GGTCCTATCAGTGGCATTAATAGAGATATTGCTATTCTTCAGTGCCATGGAGATTGCGACCCTTTAGTTCCCCTAATGATTGCTTCTCTTACTTCTGAAAAGCTAAAAATGTTAGTAAACCCAGCCAATGTAACCTTCAAAACCTACCAAGGCATGATGCACAGCTCATGTCAGCAG GAAATGATGGATATCAAGCAATTCATTGATAAACTTCTACCTCCAATTGATTGA